The Methanofervidicoccus sp. A16 genome has a segment encoding these proteins:
- a CDS encoding HPP family protein — MISKYVVRDVMTRGIYEVFLDTPLREIIKTMGENNISSVVVTDREGTYWGIITSLDVLKYYTKDIDNLKAEDIMVSKIITVDPLTPLEKAAAIMVENRIHHLYVVSELREDKIVGVISSKDIIKVLHKALEE; from the coding sequence TTGATATCAAAGTACGTTGTTAGAGATGTAATGACTAGAGGAATCTACGAAGTATTTTTAGATACACCTCTAAGAGAGATAATAAAAACCATGGGCGAAAACAACATATCTTCTGTAGTGGTAACAGATAGAGAAGGTACATACTGGGGGATTATTACAAGTTTAGATGTACTAAAGTATTATACAAAGGATATAGATAACTTAAAGGCTGAAGATATAATGGTTAGTAAAATTATCACAGTAGATCCTCTAACTCCTTTAGAAAAGGCTGCTGCCATAATGGTGGAAAATAGAATACACCATCTATATGTAGTGTCTGAACTTAGGGAGGATAAGATAGTGGGAGTTATCAGTTCAAAGGACATTATCAAAGTGCTCCATAAAGCGCTGGAAGAATAG
- a CDS encoding bifunctional precorrin-2 dehydrogenase/sirohydrochlorin ferrochelatase: protein MIPVFIKLKDFKVCIFGFGEVGRRRLNKIISGEPEKITLYTKEEIDRETKMYYKNICNIEFITCNVEELTEEDIEKIIKEHDFIITAIDEKNNRRIVNIAKRFRKFINSSTFEKDINFIIPAYCYKDGIYFVVYTQGKSPLIARNIRKLVENYIENHRYEIDLQNCLRDFLKEHILSQRDRRMILEEVFRNKEFKKELLNLIEKYRK, encoded by the coding sequence ATGATACCAGTATTTATTAAGTTAAAGGACTTTAAAGTATGTATTTTTGGGTTTGGAGAGGTAGGTAGAAGAAGATTGAATAAAATAATATCCGGAGAACCAGAAAAGATAACTCTGTATACTAAGGAAGAGATAGATAGAGAAACAAAGATGTACTATAAAAATATCTGTAATATCGAGTTTATAACCTGTAATGTGGAGGAACTAACAGAGGAAGATATTGAGAAGATAATAAAAGAGCATGATTTTATAATAACCGCTATAGATGAGAAAAACAACAGGAGAATCGTCAATATAGCCAAGAGATTTAGAAAATTTATAAACTCTTCCACATTTGAGAAAGACATTAATTTTATAATCCCTGCCTACTGCTATAAAGATGGAATATACTTTGTCGTATATACTCAGGGAAAAAGTCCTTTGATAGCGAGAAATATTAGGAAGTTGGTAGAGAACTATATAGAAAATCATAGATACGAGATAGACCTCCAGAATTGTCTAAGAGATTTTTTAAAAGAGCATATTCTATCCCAGAGAGATAGAAGGATGATTTTAGAGGAGGTATTTAGAAATAAAGAATTTAAAAAAGAACTTTTAAATTTAATAGAAAAGTATAGAAAATAG
- the moaA gene encoding GTP 3',8-cyclase MoaA has translation MKDPFNREIRSLRISVTPHCNLKCFYCHREGYRKFNGRYMTPEEIGKIVKTFLEFGIKKIKVSGGEPLLREDLPEIIESISHRKIKEISLTTNGILLKKYAEVLKDAGLHRVNVSLDTLDPEKYRRITTYGDVELVKAGIERAIEVGLTPLKINYLAMKNTLEDLEDLMDYCREVGAILQVIELMPLNENLKKYYVDITPIEKKIGEMADKVVTRRSMHNRRKYYIGNLEVEFVRPMDNTEFCSHCTRIRLTYDGYIKPCLLREDNLVDVLTPLRRGEDIREYIRQGILRREPYFKGDKY, from the coding sequence ATGAAGGATCCTTTCAACAGAGAGATAAGGTCCCTAAGGATATCAGTAACCCCTCACTGTAATCTAAAATGCTTCTACTGTCATAGAGAGGGATATAGAAAATTTAATGGTAGATATATGACACCTGAAGAGATAGGGAAGATCGTAAAAACCTTTTTAGAATTTGGAATCAAAAAGATCAAAGTATCTGGAGGGGAACCTCTCCTAAGGGAGGATCTACCTGAGATAATTGAAAGTATTTCCCACCGTAAGATAAAGGAGATCTCCCTAACTACAAATGGAATACTCCTGAAAAAATACGCTGAAGTATTAAAAGACGCTGGTCTTCATAGGGTTAATGTCAGTTTAGATACCTTAGATCCTGAAAAGTATAGAAGAATAACCACCTACGGAGATGTGGAGTTGGTGAAGGCAGGGATAGAGAGAGCCATAGAGGTGGGACTTACACCCTTAAAGATAAACTACCTTGCAATGAAAAATACACTGGAGGATCTGGAGGATCTTATGGATTACTGTAGGGAGGTTGGGGCTATACTTCAAGTTATAGAACTTATGCCCCTGAATGAAAATTTAAAAAAATACTACGTAGATATTACACCTATAGAGAAGAAAATAGGAGAGATGGCAGATAAAGTAGTTACGAGAAGATCGATGCACAACAGGAGGAAGTACTACATAGGTAATTTAGAGGTGGAGTTTGTCAGACCTATGGATAATACAGAGTTCTGTAGCCACTGTACAAGGATAAGACTAACCTACGACGGATATATAAAGCCCTGTCTCCTTAGAGAGGATAACTTAGTAGATGTACTTACACCTTTAAGGAGGGGGGAGGATATAAGGGAGTATATACGTCAGGGGATACTTAGGAGGGAACCTTACTTTAAAGGGGATAAATATTAA
- the leuC gene encoding isopropylmalate/citramalate isomerase large subunit produces MGMTLVEKILAKASGKRSVSPGDIVMAKIDTAMVHDITGPLTVNTLEREGIEKVWDPEKIVVLFDHQVPADSINAAENHILMRKFVKKHGIKNFYDIREGVCHQVLPEKGHVVPGTVIVGADSHTCTHGAFGAFATGIGSTDMAAVFATGELWFKVPETLYFNITGDLKPYVTSKDVILHIIGEVGFDGATYKAVQFGGETVKNMSIASRMTMTNMAIEMGAKTGVIEPDEKTINYVKEVMKRHGRERPFEVIKGDEDAEYEEVYEIEVDDLEPVFACPHAVDNVKPAREVAGKPIDQVFIGSCTNGRLEDLRMAIRVIEEYGGIADDVRVIVTPASREVMLAAMEEGIIQKFYKYGCVVTNPSCSACMGALYGILGPGEVGVATSNRNFRGREGSLDSEVYLASPITAAACAVKGELVDPRDL; encoded by the coding sequence ATGGGAATGACTCTTGTCGAGAAGATCCTCGCTAAAGCATCTGGAAAGAGATCTGTATCTCCTGGAGATATAGTGATGGCAAAGATAGATACCGCTATGGTACATGACATCACAGGACCACTAACTGTAAATACCTTAGAGAGGGAGGGAATAGAGAAGGTTTGGGATCCTGAAAAGATAGTTGTACTCTTCGATCACCAGGTGCCTGCCGACAGTATCAACGCCGCGGAGAACCACATACTTATGAGGAAATTCGTAAAGAAACATGGGATAAAGAACTTCTACGATATAAGGGAGGGAGTATGTCATCAGGTACTTCCTGAGAAGGGACATGTTGTCCCAGGTACTGTGATCGTTGGAGCAGACTCCCATACCTGTACCCATGGAGCCTTCGGTGCCTTTGCAACAGGTATAGGGAGTACAGATATGGCTGCAGTATTTGCCACTGGGGAGTTGTGGTTTAAGGTACCTGAAACACTGTACTTCAATATTACTGGAGATCTAAAACCTTATGTAACCTCTAAGGATGTGATCCTCCATATCATCGGTGAGGTAGGGTTTGACGGAGCAACCTACAAGGCTGTGCAGTTTGGAGGGGAGACTGTTAAAAACATGAGTATAGCGTCAAGGATGACTATGACGAATATGGCCATAGAGATGGGTGCAAAAACGGGAGTAATAGAACCTGATGAAAAAACAATTAACTACGTTAAAGAAGTCATGAAGAGACATGGAAGGGAGAGACCCTTCGAGGTAATAAAGGGGGATGAGGATGCAGAGTACGAGGAGGTTTATGAGATAGAGGTAGATGACTTAGAACCTGTATTTGCCTGCCCTCATGCTGTAGATAACGTAAAACCTGCAAGGGAGGTTGCTGGGAAACCTATAGATCAGGTATTCATCGGCTCCTGTACAAATGGAAGACTGGAGGACTTAAGGATGGCGATAAGAGTTATAGAGGAGTATGGAGGTATTGCAGATGATGTGAGGGTTATAGTAACTCCTGCCTCAAGGGAGGTGATGCTCGCTGCGATGGAGGAGGGTATAATACAGAAGTTCTACAAGTATGGATGTGTTGTAACCAATCCTTCATGCTCCGCATGTATGGGGGCACTTTATGGAATCTTGGGACCTGGAGAGGTAGGTGTTGCCACCTCCAACAGGAACTTTAGAGGTAGGGAGGGATCCTTGGATTCAGAGGTGTATTTAGCATCTCCTATTACAGCGGCAGCCTGTGCAGTTAAGGGGGAGTTGGTGGATCCAAGGGACCTGTAA
- a CDS encoding methanogenesis marker 2 protein translates to MRLEEIIDSIRNFEGVVRKRSIKEVVSNFNFNDEDYKFDIIATFGEDAAVIAINGEDAILLAADGIWDKVLEVDPWWAGYCSVLVNVNDIAAMGGKPIGMTSIIGVKNWDVCREILKGIRDGIDKFGIPMVGGHTHPDAKCNILDVSITGVVNKNSILRSDSAKVGDKIVFAYDLDGKVHEKFNLNWDTTTMKPKKLVRDQLRVLEIIGKEKLANSCKDISNPGALGTLGMLLEVSRKGGYVDIRKIPKPEGIPIVQWLKMYPGCGFVFTTPEEKVKPLKEILEDVNITAEVCGDVVKERKLVIGDGEEKGVLFDFEKEYICGC, encoded by the coding sequence ATGAGATTGGAAGAGATAATTGACTCTATAAGGAACTTTGAAGGAGTTGTTAGAAAGAGAAGTATAAAAGAGGTAGTCTCCAATTTTAATTTCAATGATGAAGACTACAAATTTGATATAATAGCCACCTTTGGAGAGGATGCTGCAGTAATAGCTATCAACGGTGAGGATGCTATCTTATTGGCTGCAGATGGTATATGGGATAAAGTATTGGAAGTAGATCCCTGGTGGGCAGGATACTGTTCTGTTCTGGTTAATGTCAACGATATAGCAGCCATGGGTGGTAAACCTATAGGTATGACAAGTATAATCGGTGTAAAAAACTGGGATGTATGTAGAGAGATCCTTAAGGGTATAAGAGACGGTATAGATAAGTTCGGTATTCCTATGGTAGGGGGACATACACATCCCGATGCAAAGTGCAATATTCTCGATGTTTCTATTACAGGTGTTGTAAACAAGAATAGTATATTAAGGAGTGATAGTGCAAAAGTAGGGGATAAGATAGTCTTTGCCTACGATCTAGATGGTAAGGTCCATGAAAAATTCAACCTCAACTGGGATACTACCACTATGAAACCAAAAAAACTTGTAAGAGATCAATTAAGGGTCCTTGAAATTATTGGAAAAGAAAAACTGGCTAACTCCTGTAAAGATATAAGTAATCCAGGTGCTTTAGGTACCTTGGGGATGCTCCTCGAAGTGTCCAGGAAGGGAGGTTATGTGGATATAAGGAAGATACCGAAACCTGAGGGTATTCCAATTGTTCAGTGGTTAAAGATGTACCCTGGATGTGGATTTGTATTCACAACACCTGAGGAGAAGGTGAAACCTCTCAAGGAGATACTGGAGGATGTTAATATAACTGCTGAAGTTTGTGGAGATGTAGTTAAAGAGAGGAAACTTGTAATAGGAGATGGAGAGGAAAAAGGGGTTTTATTTGACTTTGAGAAGGAGTATATCTGTGGATGTTAA
- a CDS encoding MarC family protein, producing the protein MEYINLFIYSFTSLFIIMNPIGLAPLFYMWTVNNTEKEVIHILKRAAIVVVLTLLIFGFFGKYIFNFFGITVDSFKVIGGLLILKISWDMLHAKMSKIKQTQKEKEEMSQLEDIAVVPLGIPLLAGPGSITTTIILMEHSTGILDKLVIIVSILLATGISILILYVSEKIVMALRTSGINAIVRIMGLILGAISIEIIWSGLVGLISSSGMLG; encoded by the coding sequence ATGGAATACATCAACCTTTTTATATACTCCTTTACCTCTCTCTTTATTATTATGAATCCTATAGGATTGGCACCCCTCTTTTATATGTGGACTGTCAACAACACAGAGAAAGAGGTAATACATATACTAAAGAGGGCTGCAATTGTAGTGGTACTGACCCTCTTAATATTTGGGTTCTTTGGAAAATATATATTCAATTTTTTCGGAATTACTGTAGACTCCTTTAAAGTTATTGGAGGACTGTTGATATTAAAGATATCGTGGGATATGCTCCACGCCAAGATGTCTAAGATCAAACAGACACAGAAAGAAAAGGAGGAGATGTCACAGTTGGAAGATATCGCAGTAGTGCCCCTAGGTATACCCTTGCTTGCAGGTCCTGGAAGTATAACAACTACTATTATACTTATGGAACACAGTACTGGAATATTGGATAAGTTAGTTATAATAGTCTCCATCCTACTTGCAACGGGAATATCTATACTTATTCTCTACGTATCTGAGAAGATAGTAATGGCTTTAAGGACTTCGGGAATAAATGCTATTGTGAGAATTATGGGGTTAATATTGGGAGCGATCTCCATTGAGATTATATGGAGTGGTTTAGTGGGATTGATATCCTCATCGGGAATGTTAGGATAA
- a CDS encoding phosphoadenosine phosphosulfate reductase family protein, giving the protein MNRKGYLISRFKEDTKFASKYEIDVINRLTDLNLQYDDLILLEKLPGMDYRKRVYIDENTQIGILEFNLLDLDWKFTPTPYYYQLIDSKKIHLKPTKRRLKGKYLKEDYVENPREYLEIVKECNNFVGVEMGDFIGVGVKREKGIKLKDLKRKKKDIYIKKIEEYLEKNRERINRLLEYSKTILKRYIERYKEKGYIINTSFSGGKDSAVSTLLAREIIPDIDVIFIDTGLEYPDTLKYVKRFAKEYDLNLHIVDGDYFWDHLEREGIPTKDNRWCNSVCKLIPLKNFFMEHYPNKKVLTIDGSRKFESFTRSKLSYTRKSRFIDFQVNLFPILDWNAIDVWSYILLEGIPYNPLYDRGFERIGCYLCPAALNSEFLRVRDLYPELWNRWVNYLKRYYSMDEILRGFWRWRELPPKMVELRRLLKIIKKKDLDKNNNYNKV; this is encoded by the coding sequence ATGAACAGAAAAGGTTATCTCATCTCAAGGTTTAAAGAGGATACAAAGTTCGCCTCTAAGTACGAGATAGACGTTATCAACAGATTGACAGATTTAAATCTCCAATACGATGATTTAATACTCCTAGAAAAACTCCCTGGTATGGACTATAGGAAAAGAGTATATATTGATGAGAACACTCAAATAGGGATATTGGAGTTTAACCTTCTGGATTTAGACTGGAAATTTACACCTACACCTTACTACTACCAACTTATAGACTCTAAAAAAATCCACTTAAAACCTACAAAGAGGAGACTAAAGGGCAAATATCTAAAAGAAGATTATGTAGAGAATCCCAGAGAATATCTAGAGATTGTTAAAGAATGTAATAACTTCGTAGGAGTGGAGATGGGAGATTTCATAGGTGTTGGTGTAAAAAGAGAGAAGGGCATTAAATTGAAAGATTTAAAAAGAAAGAAAAAAGATATTTACATTAAAAAAATAGAGGAGTACTTAGAAAAGAATAGAGAGAGAATAAATCGCCTTTTAGAGTATTCCAAGACTATCCTTAAAAGATACATAGAGAGATATAAGGAGAAAGGATATATAATAAATACCTCTTTCAGTGGTGGGAAGGATAGTGCTGTTTCCACACTTCTTGCAAGGGAAATTATTCCCGATATAGATGTTATATTTATAGATACAGGTTTAGAGTATCCAGATACTTTAAAGTACGTAAAGAGATTTGCAAAGGAATACGATTTAAACTTACATATAGTAGATGGAGATTACTTCTGGGATCACTTAGAGAGGGAAGGGATTCCTACAAAGGATAACAGATGGTGCAACAGTGTCTGCAAGTTGATACCTTTAAAAAATTTTTTCATGGAACACTATCCAAATAAAAAGGTATTGACAATAGATGGATCGAGAAAATTCGAAAGTTTCACCAGATCTAAGTTAAGTTATACGAGAAAGAGTAGATTTATAGATTTTCAGGTTAATCTCTTCCCTATATTGGATTGGAACGCCATCGACGTCTGGAGTTATATACTTTTAGAGGGTATTCCCTATAACCCACTCTACGACAGGGGTTTTGAGAGGATAGGTTGTTATCTATGCCCTGCTGCACTTAACAGTGAGTTCTTACGTGTAAGAGATCTCTACCCAGAACTTTGGAATAGATGGGTTAACTACTTGAAGAGATACTATAGTATGGATGAGATACTTAGAGGTTTCTGGAGGTGGAGAGAACTTCCTCCAAAGATGGTGGAGTTGAGGAGGTTGTTAAAAATAATAAAAAAGAAGGATCTCGATAAAAATAATAATTATAATAAAGTATAA
- a CDS encoding adenosylhomocysteinase — protein sequence MSKIRDINLYPEGELKIEWARRHMPVLNLIREEFKVEKPFKGLTIGMALHLEAKTAVLAETLMEGGAEIAITGCNPLSTQDDVAAACVKRGMNVYAWRGETREEYYENLHRVLDHEPDIVIDDGADLIFLLHRERQELLDKVMGGCEETTTGVIRLKAMAEEGVLKFPVINVNDAYTKHLFDNRYGTGQSAMDGIIRTTNLLIAGKNVVVAGYGWCGRGVAMRAAGMGANVIVTEVNPIKALEAKMDGYRVMKMEEAAKIGDIFITTTGCKDVIRAEHMLVMKDGAILANAGHFDNEISKEDLRSISKSVRWVRRNIEEYDLGNKKLYLLGEGRLVNLACGDGHPCEVMDMSFANQALSAKYLKENHEKLENKVYNIPYEQDLRIASLKLKSMGVEIDELTPEQRRYLSDWREGT from the coding sequence ATGAGCAAAATTAGAGATATAAACCTCTACCCTGAGGGGGAGTTAAAGATAGAGTGGGCTAGGAGGCATATGCCAGTTTTGAATCTCATAAGGGAGGAGTTTAAAGTTGAAAAACCATTTAAAGGGCTTACCATAGGGATGGCATTACATCTAGAGGCGAAAACTGCTGTATTGGCTGAAACCTTAATGGAGGGAGGGGCAGAGATCGCCATTACTGGATGCAATCCTCTATCTACCCAGGACGATGTAGCCGCTGCCTGTGTAAAGAGGGGGATGAATGTATACGCCTGGAGAGGAGAGACTCGAGAGGAGTACTACGAAAATCTACATAGGGTATTAGATCATGAACCAGATATAGTGATAGACGACGGTGCAGATCTTATATTTCTACTCCATAGGGAGAGACAGGAACTTCTCGATAAAGTAATGGGAGGTTGTGAGGAAACTACAACTGGAGTTATAAGACTAAAGGCTATGGCTGAGGAGGGAGTGTTGAAGTTCCCAGTTATAAACGTAAATGATGCCTATACAAAACACCTCTTTGATAACAGGTATGGAACAGGACAGAGTGCCATGGATGGTATTATAAGAACTACAAACCTTCTAATTGCTGGGAAGAATGTGGTAGTGGCTGGATACGGTTGGTGTGGTAGAGGAGTTGCAATGAGGGCTGCTGGAATGGGTGCAAATGTTATCGTAACTGAAGTTAATCCTATAAAGGCCCTGGAGGCTAAAATGGACGGCTATAGAGTTATGAAGATGGAGGAGGCCGCCAAGATAGGAGATATCTTTATCACTACAACAGGATGTAAGGATGTAATTAGGGCTGAACATATGCTAGTTATGAAGGATGGGGCTATCCTTGCAAATGCAGGGCACTTTGACAACGAGATCAGTAAGGAGGACCTTAGGAGTATCTCCAAGTCTGTTAGATGGGTCAGAAGAAACATAGAGGAGTACGACTTAGGGAATAAAAAACTCTACCTCCTTGGAGAGGGCAGGTTGGTAAACCTAGCATGTGGAGATGGACATCCTTGTGAAGTTATGGACATGAGTTTTGCAAACCAGGCACTAAGTGCCAAGTACCTTAAGGAGAATCATGAAAAATTAGAGAACAAGGTATACAACATACCTTATGAGCAGGATCTACGAATAGCCTCTTTAAAGTTAAAGTCTATGGGTGTCGAAATCGATGAATTAACGCCAGAGCAGAGAAGATATTTAAGTGATTGGAGAGAAGGGACTTAA